The Toxorhynchites rutilus septentrionalis strain SRP chromosome 3, ASM2978413v1, whole genome shotgun sequence genome includes a region encoding these proteins:
- the LOC129776684 gene encoding chromobox protein homolog 1-like, which produces MGKVKDNKPASDSESSEEEYVVEKIVDRRERKGKIEYLLKWKGYDSSANTWEPKENLECPDLIKAFEQTRTEAKKEVVKEKEKDKEEKKKKPSKPSTTTSSTSSSKKKTESDAENDASEEEDKDDTASIKSSKSKTVAPETEFASSDDGMNGFEKGYIPEKILGATEANNELLFLIQWKDKDKAQLVSSKEARKHCPQLVIDFYEERLIWQSPDSTE; this is translated from the coding sequence ATGGGCAAAGTAAAGGATAACAAACCGGCTTCAGATAGCGAGTCGAGCGAGGAAGAATACGTAGTAGAGAAGATTGTTGACCGAAGGGAGCGCAAAGGAAAGATTGAGTATCTGCTCAAATGGAAAGGATATGATTCATCGGCTAACACTTGGGAACCGAAGGAGAATTTGGAATGCCCTGATTTGATCAAAGCATTTGAACAGACCCGAACGGAGGCCAAAAAGGAAGTGGTcaaagagaaagagaaggataaggaggagaagaagaagaaacccaGCAAACCATCCACTACTACGAGCAGCACCAGTAGCTCGAAGAAGAAGACCGAATCCGATGCGGAAAATGATGCCTCAGAGGAAGAAGACAAGGATGATACCGCTTCCATAAAATCCAGCAAATCCAAAACAGTTGCTCCCGAAACAGAATTTGCTTCCAGTGATGATGGAATGAACGGCTTCGAGAAAGGCTACATTCCGGAGAAGATTCTAGGGGCTACCGAGGCAAATAACGAGCTTCTGTTTCTCATCCAGTGGAAGGACAAGGACAAGGCTCAGTTGGTGTCGTCTAAAGAAGCGCGCAAACACTGTCCTCAGCTGGTTATAGATTTTTACGAGGAACGTCTCATTTGGCAGTCACCCGATTCGACGGAATAA
- the LOC129775781 gene encoding lipoma-preferred partner homolog, translating into MENINAQPAHHSLRSSNDPQQTQKPQQYEMLPDSGSNGVARMTPQQFPGIPGLQAAQKVYHSQQHVILPDSGPDGIVMPGMMMMGKKGPAVPPKPKKPSPSTVPPQVPKSSNVKKYCEPSYSTLLQGQTGPTGLDEHPYTNTQFGNAPGKMGLRKVTLDNALELQQQKEALEHHKRMMDIKMQRGQADGAVYENTPGRFYEGDSTYANIPGHRKNGEGLIYSNIVHNNNEKKPFTQRQISDELPPPPAQDLPVPLSLNELTLEDNDDEFPPPPSPVSSSYSELRRATDPPPMGRQPQPTYNIVGPGATGQTYSNLASNNQIYANNMHHQSLYGTYDMSSQGSTTYESIYEPINPRPTSQMSGRSNYSLYTPYVNSRGINSPNDSLITSASNQHHRNHGQKESEVDALTDLLVQSMDNVQDPDSFGTCVKCGDRVVGENTGCTAMDQIYHIACFTCQQCQINLQGKPFYALDGKPYCEEDYLNTLEKCSVCLKPILERILRATGKPYHPQCFTCIICGKSLDGIPFTVDATNQIHCIEDFHKKFAPRCCVCNMPIMPEPGQDETIRVVALDRSFHINCYKCEDCGLLLSSEAEGRGCYPLDDHILCKSCNAKRVQALTSHMTTEL; encoded by the coding sequence atGGAAAACATAAATGCACAACCCGCCCATCATTCGCTAAGGTCATCGAATGACCCTCAGCAGACACAAAAACCGCAACAGTACGAAATGCTTCCGGATAGTGGATCCAATGGCGTAGCAAGGATGACACCCCAACAGTTCCCGGGGATACCTGGCCTCCAGGCGGCGCAGAAAGTGTATCACTCCCAGCAACATGTCATACTTCCGGACAGTGGCCCCGATGGGATCGTCATGCCcggaatgatgatgatgggcAAGAAGGGACCGGCGGTTCCGCCCAAACCGAAGAAACCATCCCCTTCGACGGTGCCCCCACAGGTTCCCAAGAGTTCCAACGTTAAAAAGTACTGCGAGCCCTCGTATTCTACGTTGCTCCAGGGCCAAACGGGTCCAACCGGACTGGATGAGCACCCTTACACGAATACGCAATTTGGGAACGCCCCGGGCAAGATGGGACTCAGAAAGGTAACGCTGGATAATGCGTTAGAGTTGCAGCAGCAGAAAGAAGCGCTGGAGCATCACAAACGAATGATGGACATAAAGATGCAACGGGGACAAGCGGATGGGGCAGTGTACGAAAATACGCCGGGACGGTTTTATGAGGGTGATTCCACCTATGCTAACATCCCGGGACATCGAAAGAATGGAGAAGGGCTGATTTACAGCAATATTGTCCATAATAACAACGAAAAGAAACCATTTACACAGAGGCAAATATCGGATGAACTTCCTCCGCCGCCAGCTCAGGATTTGCCGGTTCCGTTGTCGTTGAATGAGCTGACGCTGGAAGATAATGATGACGAGTTCCCACCGCCACCAAGTCCCGTAAGTTCGTCGTATAGCGAGTTGAGACGCGCAACAGATCCTCCGCCTATGGGTCGACAGCCACAGCCGACCTATAATATCGTTGGTCCCGGTGCAACTGGCCAGACGTATAGCAATTTGGCTTCGAACAATCAGATCTATGCGAACAATATGCATCATCAGTCCCTGTATGGAACATACGATATGAGTTCCCAAGGATCAACCACTTATGAATCCATTTACGAACCAATTAATCCCCGTCCAACCAGCCAAATGTCGGGAAGATCAAACTATTCTTTGTACACACCTTACGTTAATTCCCGAGGTATTAACAGCCCGAACGACAGTTTGATTACGAGCGCTTCGAATCAACATCATCGCAACCACGGTCAGAAGGAATCCGAGGTGGATGCTTTGACCGATTTGCTCGTTCAATCGATGGATAACGTTCAGGATCCGGACTCCTTCGGGACTTGTGTGAAATGTGGGGACCGGGTTGTGGGCGAAAACACTGGCTGCACGGCTATGGACCAAATCTATCACATCGCGTGCTTCACTTGCCAACAGTGTCAGATAAATTTGCAGGGGAAACCATTCTACGCTCTGGACGGGAAGCCCTACTGCGAGGAGGATTACCTCAACACGCTGGAGAAGTGCTCCGTCTGTTTGAAGCCAATTCTGGAGCGCATTCTTCGAGCCACCGGAAAGCCATACCATCCGCAGTGCTTCACTTGCATCATCTGTGGTAAATCGTTGGACGGAATTCCGTTCACGGTCGATGCCACCAATCAGATTCACTGCATCGAAGATTTCCACAAGAAGTTCGCCCCCCGATGCTGCGTTTGCAACATGCCAATCATGCCCGAGCCGGGTCAGGACGAAACGATCCGTGTGGTTGCGTTGGATCGTAGCTTCCACATCAATTGCTACAAATGTGAGGACTGCGGACTGCTGCTTTCATCGGAGGCGGAGGGTCGCGGCTGTTACCCGCTGGATGATCACATTCTCTGCAAGAGCTGCAACGCAAAGCGGGTCCAAGCGCTGACCAGTCACATGACCACGGAACTGTAA